The DNA region CCTCTCCGAGCCGCTCAAGTGGGGCCAGCGCCTCACCCTCTTCGACTTCGACCTGGTGTGGGAGAAGGGCCGCTGGACCGTCGAGAAGGTGGGCGCGCAGGTCCTCAACTCCAACACCGTCGAGGAGGACCCGGCGATCACCGGGATGCTCGCCGACGAGCACAAGAAGGTCGTGGCCTACGTCAACCAGGCCATCGGCACCTCCACCGCCGTCATGACCACGGAGAACGCGCCGTGGCAGGACGAGCCGATCATCGACCTGATCAACATCGTCCAGGCGGACACCGTGAAGGCGGCCCTCGCGGGCGGCGCCTACGCCGCCCTGCCGGTCCTCTCCCAGGCCTCCTGCTTCTCCCGGACCGCGCGGTTCCCGGCCGGCCAGATCACCATCAAGGACGCCGCCGGGCTCTACCCCTTCGAGAACACCCTGGAGGCCCGGCTCATGACGGGCGCCCAGCTCAAGGACTACCTGGAGTACTCGGCGAAGTACTACGTCCAGACCCCGGCGGGCGCGCCCGTCGACACCGCGAAGCTCACCAACGCGGAGAACATCCCGGACTACAACTACGACGCCGTGTCGGGTCTGACGTACGACATCGACATCGCCAAGCCGGTCGGCCAGCGGATCACCGGCCTGTCCTTCGAGGGCAAGCCGCTCGACCCGGCGGCGAAGTTCGTCCTCGCGGTGAACAACTACCGCGCCAACGGCGGCGGCGCCTTCCCGCACGTCGCCAAGGCCGAGCAGCTGTGGGCCAACTCGGACGAGATCCGCAACACGATCATCCAGTGGGTGCAGGCGAAGGGGACGATCGACCCGGCGCAGTTCGCGTCGGTGGACTGGAAGCTGACGCGGGACGGCGTCCCGGTCTTCTAGTCACCTCCTGGCTGCTACTGCTGTACGAGAGGCGTCAGCTTCCGGTCCTGGGCCGGAATGCCCGGCGCCTCTCGCGCGTCCAGGCCGAAGCTGGTGAACGCGGTGCGGTGCGGCAGCGGGTACGGCTCCTTGCCGGTCACCGAGTTGAGGATGACCGCGCTGCGCCAGGCGGCCAGGCCCAGGTCGGGGGCGCCGACGCCGTGGGTGTGCCGCTCGGCGTTCTGGACGTAGACCGAGCCGGTGACGGACTCGTCGAGGACCAGCCGGTACTCGGTGTCGATCCGGGGCCGGCCGGCGGCGTCGTGCCGCAGATACGGGTCGAGGCCGGCGAGCATCCGCTCCACCGGGCGCTCCTGATAGCCGGTGGCCAGCACCACGGCGTCGGTGATCAGGCGGGAGCGGCTGCCCTGCTGTACGTGTTCCAGGTGCAGCTCCACCTTGGTGGTGGCGACCCGGCCCGCGGTGCGGACCCGCACGCCGGGCGTGAGCACCGCGTCCGGCCAGCCGCCGTGCAGGGTGCGGCGGTACAGCTCGCCGTGGATCGCGCTGATCGTGTCGGTGTCGATGCCCTTGTGCAACTGCCACTGGCGGGGCAGGAGTTCGCCTCTGGTCTGCTCGGGCAGCGCGTGGAAGTAGCGGGTGTAGTCGGGCGTGAAGTGCTCCAGGCCCAGCTTGGAGTACTCCATCGGCGCGAAGGCCTCGGTGCGGGCCAGCCAGTGCAGCTTCTCCGCCCCGGCGGGCCGGGCCCGCAGCAGGTCGAGGAAGATCTCCGCGCCGGACTGACCGGAGCCGATGACGGTGACGTGTGCCGCCGAGAGGAGCGCGTCACGGTGGGCGAGGTAGTCCGCGGAGTGGATCACCGGCACGCCGGGCGCGTCGGCGAGCGGGCGCAGCGGCTCGGGGACGTACGGCTCGGTGCCGACGCCGAGGACGACGTTGCGGGTGTACGAGCGGCCCAGCGCCTCGGCCTCGCCGTCGGCGTCGAGCTGGGTGAAGTCGACCTCGAACAGGCACCGTTCGGGGTTCCAGCGGACCGAGTCGACCTGGTGGCCGAAGTGCAGTCCGGGCACCAGGCCGGCGGCCCAGCGGCAGTAGGCGTCGTACTCGGCGCGCTGGATGTGGAAGGTCTCGGCGAAGTAGAAGGGGAAGAGCCGGTCGCGGCTCTTCAGGTAGTTGAGGAAGGTCCACGGGCTGGCCGGGTCGGCGAGGGTCACCAGGTCGGCCAGGAACGGCACTTGGAGCGTGGCGCCCTCGATGAGCAGTCCGGGGTGCCAGTGGAAGCCGGGCCGTTGCTCGTAGAAGGCGGTGGCGAGCCCGCCGGGCACGCCGTCGGCGAGGGCGGCGAGAGAGAGGTTGAACGGTCCGATGCCGACGCCGACCAGGTCGTACGGGCGGTCGAGGGCCTGCTGGGGGGTGCTGCCGGTCATCGGTCGGAGCCGCCTTCCACGAGGGTGAGGATGTTTCGCAGGTCGCCGGGGGTGGCGTGGGGGTTGAGCAGGGTGGCCTTGAGCCAGAGCCGCCCGTCGGCGGCGGCACGCCCGAGGACGGCGCGGCCCTCGGTGAGGAGGGTGCGGCGGATCTCGGCCACGGCCTCGTCGGGCGCGTCGTACGGCCGGAACAGGACGGTGGTGAGGGTGGGCCGGGCGTACAGCTCCAGGCCCGGGGCCTTCTCCACCAGGTCGGCGAGGTGCGCGGCGAGCTCCATGCACGCGTCGACGAGCCCGCCGAGGCCGTCGCGGCCGAGGGCGCGCAGGGTCACGGCGGTCTTCAGGACGTCCGGGCGGCGGGTGGTGCGCAGCGAGCGCCCGAGGAGGTCGGGCAGGCCGGCGTCGGTGTCGTCGTCGGCGTTCAGATAGTCCGCGGTGTGCGTGAGTACGGCGAGGTCGGCGGCGTCCCGTACGGCGAGCAGCCCGGCGGCGGCGGGCTGCCAGCCCAGCTTGTGCAGGTCGACGGTGACCGTGCGGGCCCGGTCGAGCCCGGCGAGCAGCGGGCGGTGGGCGGCGCTGAAGAGTGCGGGGCCGCCGTAGGCGGCGTCGACGTGGAGGTCGGCGCTTCCGTGCGCCGCGCACAGGTCGGCGAGCTCGGGGAGCGGGTCGATCAGTCCGGCGTCGGTGGTGCCGGCGGTGGCGGCGACGAGGAGCGGGCCGGGGGTGGCGCGGAGGGCCTCGTCCAGTGCGACGGGGTCGATCGTGCCGTTCGGCGCGGGTACGACGACGGGCTCGGGCAGCCCGAGCAGCCAGGCGGCGCGGTGGAAGGAGTGGTGCGCGTTGGCCCCGACGAGTGTCCGGACGGCGCCGTGCCGCTCCCTGGCCAGGAGGAGGGCGAGCTGGTTGGACTCGGTGCCGCCGGTCGTGACGAGCGCGTCGGGGTGGGCCTCGCCCGGGAACACCTCGGCCGCGAGCGCGGCCGTCACGAGGGCCTCCAGCTCGGACGCGGCGGGCGCCTGGTCCCACGAGTCCATGGACGGATTCAGCGCGGAGGCGGCGAGATCGGCGGCCGCGGCGATCGCGAGCGGCGGCGTGTGCAGATGCGCCGCGCACAACGGCTCGGCGGGATCCGCCGCCCCGGCGGCCACCGCCCGCACGACGGTCCGCAGCGCCTCCTCGGCCCCGGCACCCTGTTCCGGCAGCACCACCCCTACCGCCTCCCGCAGCTCCCGCCCCGCCTTCTCGGGCCCGCCCCGCGGCAGCGGCCCGCCCCGCTCGACAGTGCCGTCCCGCAGCGCCCGCAGCACGACATCGATCAGTGGACGCAGAGCATCGGCCCCCTGGGGGCCACCGGCGAGGGGTGCGGCACGCATGGACGACAGAGTGCCGGGGGTTGTCGGGGATTGTCCGGAGAGTCGGGCGCTGTGACCCGAACGAGGGACGGGGGGTTGCGGGGTGGGGAGGGTGCAGGGGGCGGGGGCGGGGGCGGGGCTAGACGACCTCCAGGTTGGCCATCATGCCCATGTCCTCGTGTTCCGCGTTGTGGCAGTGGAAGAGGTAGCGGCCGCGGTAGGCGTCGAAGCGGGTGAGGAGTTCGGCGGATTCGCCGGGGCGGAGGGAGATCGTGTCCTTGAGGCCCGCGTCGTGCGGGAGCGGGGGGTGGCCGCCGCGGGAGAGGATGCGGAAGCCGGTGAGGTGGAGGTGGACGGGGTGGTGGACGTCCGCGACGAGGCGCCAGAGTTCGGTGTCGCCGTGGCGGACGGTGACGTCGGTGCGGGAGGGGGCGAAGGGGAGGCCGCCGATCAGCCAGCCGTGGGTGTCGTCCTCGCCCATGCGGCCCGCGCGGAAGGAGAAGTCGCGGACGCGGACCGCGTCCTCGCGGCGCCACGCGGGCAGGTCGGTGGAGAGGACCCGCGGGACCCGGCTGTCGTCGGACGCCTTACGGACGACGTGGAAGGCCATGACGTCCCGGGTGCGCCCGGAGCCGAGCCGGTTGACCAGGCGGACGCGGCTGCCGACCGGGAAGCGGGAGAAGTCCACGACGACGTCGTAGCGTTCCGCCGGGGCCATCGGCAGGGTGTGGTGCGTGACAGGCGCGGCGAGCAGACCCTGGTCGGAGCCGATCTGGTGGAACTCCCAGAGTCGGCCATCGCCCTCGTCGACGAACGCCAGCTCGTAGTGCCGCGCGTTCGAAGCGTTGAGCAGCCGCAGCCGGTACCGCGCCGCGTCGACCTCGTGCACCGGCCACGGCGCGCCGTTGACCAGGATGACGTCGCCGAGCACGCCCGCGACGTACGGCTCCCGCACGCCCGGCCGCTCGCGCAGCGTCGGGTCGAGGGAGGGGTAGGCCAGGCTGCCGTCCTCCGCGAAAGCGCGGTCCGCGATCATCAGGGGCAGTTCGCGCGGCCCCGCGGGCAGGCCGAGGGCCTCCTCGGCGGCGTCGCGGACGATGTGGAGGCCGGCCAGGCCCCGCCAGATCGCGGGGGCGGTGAAGTCCATGCGGTGGTCGTGGTACCAGAGCAGCGCCGGGCGCTGGTCCAGCGGGAAGGTGTAGTCCCGGGTCAGTTCGCTCGTCACCGCGCGCGGATCATGCATGCTCATGCCGTGCCCGGACATGCCGTGCCCGGACATGCCGTGCCCGGACATACCGTGGCCCGCGTGCTGCGTCCAGCCCGCCGGCGTCACCAGGTCCGTCGGATAGCCGTCCGACGCCGCCGGCGTGCGCCCGCCGTGCAGGTGCACGACGGTCGGCACGGGCAGTTCGTTGCGGTGGGTCACGGTGACCGGGCGGCCGCGCCGCGACTCGATCGTCGGGCCCGGGAAGGTCCCGCCGTACGTCCACAGCGGCGTCCGTACGCCCGGCAGGATCTCCGCAGTGACCTCGCGCTGGGTGATCGCGTAGCGGTCCGTCCCGCCCGCGCGGCTGACCGGCGCGAGGACGGCGGGCAGCGGCAGCGGGACCCGGAACGGCGGCGGCAGCGGTACGGCGCTGCGCAGTTCGGCGCCGGTCGCCGCCGGGTGGCGGGACAGCGCGGCCGCGGCGCCCAGGCCGGTGACCGCCGTCGCGCCGAGCGCGCCCCCGATGGCAAGCACCTGACGCCTGCTCAGCCCGCGCCCGTACGGTGATGATTCACGCACCGGTAGCCGCCTCCTCCAGGGGCCGGCCCACCGGGCGCGCCCAGATCGCCACGAACAGCACGGCCGCGGCCGCGATCGTGAACACCCCGAGCGGAATGTGCAGCCACAGCGCGCCCGCCGCCCCCGCGAAGTACTGCACGGTCTCCGCGACCGCAAGCGCCAGGGTCGCCAGGCAGGGCCAGGCTCGGCGCAGCCGGACCCAGACCACGATCGCGACGATCAGCTGGAGCAGACAGAGCGAGGTGACGACGTCCGCGCCGGTCGCGTGCATCCCCAGGCCGTCGAAGTCCCCGCTCAAGTACACGCCGGCGAAGACCGGTTGTGCGAAGACCGCCACGATGTGGACCGTGACGACGGCCCGCAACACCCATTCGACGGGTCGCGTGCGCATGCCGCGTCCCCCTCCCCCGCTCCGGTTTCTGAACGCCTTCAACGCTATGTGCGGGACGGTTAGGGTGTCCAAGATCGATATTGCTATGGCGTCATGCCCGGGGAGACATGATGGATCTGCACGCGCTCCGGCAGTTCCAGGTCGTGGCCCGGCTCGAGCACCTCAGCCGGGCCGCCGAGGAACTCCACGTGGCCCAGCCCTCGTTGAGCCGCACCATCGCCCGGCTTGAGGGCGAGCTCGGCGCCCCGCTCTTCGACCGGGCGGGGCGGCTGCGCCTGAACGACGCGGGCCGGGCCTTCCTGCGGCATGTCGAGCGCACGCTCGGCGAGCTGGAGGCCGGGCGGCGGGCCGTCGCGGACATCGCGGAGCACGGCGTCGGCACCGTACGGATCGCGTCGGAGACCTTCCTGACGCTCACCGGTCCGCTCGCCGCCTTCAAGCGGGCCCACCCGGCGGTCGAGGTCGCCCTGCACCAGATGCCGGCCGAGCAGATGGGGCGCGCGCTGCGGGCGCAGGAGGTCGATCTGTGCGTGGCCTCGCAGCCGGTGCCGGCCGAGGGCCTTGAGGCGGTCGGGCTGCTCGACGAGCCGGTCTGGGTGGTCACCCCGCTCGGGCATCCGCTCGCGGACCGGGAGTCGGTGAGCGTCGCCGAACTCGCCGAGCAGCCCTTCGTCACCACCCGCACCGGGCACTGGCAGCGCCGGCTGCTCGACCGGCTGTTCGCGGCGGAGGGCCTGGCGGCGCCGCGCATCGTGTGCGAGGGCGACGAGCCGAGCGCCACCGCGATCCTGGTCGCCGCGGGCCTCGGCATCGGCCTCATCCCGGACATGGCCCGCCGCAGCGCCACCCGCGCCCCGGTCGCCTGGATCGCCGTCGACGGCTCCGCCTGCCGCCGCACCCTGACCCTGCTGCGCCCCGCGAACGCCCACCCCGGCGGCGCCGCGCGCCTGATGCACGCGGCGCTGACGGGGTGGGACTGGTCGGCGGGCCCGGTCTAGGACCGGGCCCGGAGGGCTAGGGCGTGTGTCGAAAGTAGCGTCGTCCGCCCGCAGGGCGGGCCGGGAGGTGTCCGGTGCGTGCGATCGCAAGGCGGAGGGAGGAGAGCGCAGCGTGCTGCGCCGACGACTGACAACGCAGCGAGCGCGCGTGCAGGGCGCCTCCCGGCAGACGGGACTTTCGGCACACGCCCTAGCCGCGCGCCCGCAGGGCCCGGCGGAGGTCGTCGAGCTGGTCGACCAGCTGGCGGCGCAGGGCCGGGATCATCGTGTCGTCGGCGAGGTGGCGCTCGCCGAGGGCGAGGGAGTCGGCGTCGATCGCGAAGGCCGGGAAGGCGCGGCGGCCGGCGGCCTCCGCGAGGGCGGGGCCGCGGCGTTCGGCCATGGCGATCGCGGCGGGGTAGAAGCGGGCCACGTAGTCCCGGGTCAGTTCGGCCTGCTCGGGCTTCCAGAAGCCGTCGGCGGTCGCCGTGAACAGGTAGTTGGACAGCTCGTCGGAGTCGAACATGGCCGACCAGGCGGCCGCCTTCGCCTCCGCCGTCGGCAGCGCCGCCCGGCAGCGGGCCGCGCCCTCCTGGCCGGTGGCGCTGGGGTCGCGCTCCAGCTCGGCGGCGATCGCGGCCTCGTCGGTCGCGCCGAGGACGGCGAGCCGGGCCAGGATCCGCCAGCGCAGCTCCGGGTCGAGCTCGGGGCCGCCGTGGACGGTGCCCTCCTCCAGCCAGGAGGCGATCTTGTCCGGGGTGGTGGCGCTGTCGATGCAGGCGCGGACGGCGGTGAGGCGCAGTCCGGGCGCCTCGCCGTCCTCGGTGCGGCGCAGCAGCGCGCGGGTGATCTCGGTGAGCGTGGCGAGGGCGGCCGGTCGGTCGGCCTCGGAGACGTAACGGTCGGCGATCTGCATACGGGCGAAGCCGAGCACGCCCTGCACGACGGCGAGTTCGGTCTCCTCGGGGAGGTGGGCGAGGGCCACCGCCAGGTACTCGGCGCCGCTGAGCTCGCCGTCGCGGACCATGTCCCGCAGCGCGTTCCAGACCACCGCTCGGGTCAGCGGGTCGGGGATGCGGGAGAGGCCGCGCAGCACGCTCTCCGCCGACGCCTCGTCGAAGCGCATCTTGGTGTAGGTGAGGTCGCCGTCGTTGAGGACGACGAGCGCCGGGCGCGGGCCGTCGAGGGCGAGCGGGGCCTCCTGCGGCACGTCGGCCCAGACCCGCTCGCGCAGGACGAGGTCGCCGGCGGCGTCGCGGTCGTGGATGCCGACGGAAAGGCGGTGCGGGCGGCCGCCGGCGCGGTCGACGGTGAGCCGCCACGTGCTGCCCTCGCCCGCCAGGCGCGGGGTGAGGGTGTCGACGCCGGTGGTGCGCAGCCACTGCTCGGCCCAGCCGTGCACGTCGCGGTCGGTGGCGGCGGCGAGGTTGTCGACGAAGTCGGCGAGGGTGGCGTTGCCGAAGCGGTGCCGCTTGAAGTGGATGTTGATACCGGCGAGGAAGTCGTCCTCGCCCATCCACGCGACGAGCTGGCGCAGCGCGGAGGCGCCCTTGGCGTAGGAGATGCCGTCGAAGTTGAGCAGCGCGGAGGCGGTGTCGGGGACGGCGTCCGCGGCCGGGGCGACGGGGTGGGTGGAGGGCCGCTGGTCGGCCTCGTAACCCCAGGCCTTGCGGGTGACGCCGAAGTCGATCCAGGTGTCGGCGAAGAGCTCGGAGCAGGCCTCGTTGACGGTCTGGAAGCCCATGTACTCGGCGAAGGACTCGTTCAGCCAGATGTCGTCCCACCAGCGCAGGGTGACGAGGTCGCCGAACCACATGTGGGCCATCTCGTGGGCGATGACCATGGCGCGGTGCATCCGCTCGGTGTCGGTGACGGCGGAGCGGAAGACGAACTCGTCGCGGAAGGTGACGAGTCCGGGGTTCTCCATGGCGCCCGCGTTGAACTCGGGCACGAAGGCCTGGTCGTACGAGTCGAAGGGGTACGGCTCGGCGAACTTCTCGTGGTAGCGGTCGAAGCAGGCCTTGGTGATGTCGAGGATCTCGTCGGCGTCGGCGTCCAGGTGGGGCGCGAGCGAGCGGCGGCAGTGGATGCCGAACGGCAGGCCGGCGTGCTCGGTGCGCACCGAGTGCCAGGGGCCGGCGGCGACGCAGACCAGGTAGGTGGAGATCAGCGGGGTGGTGGCGGCCGTCCAGCGGCCGTCGGTCTGCTGCTCGGTGATGCCGTTGGACAGCACGGTCCAGCCCTCGGGGGCGGTGACGGAGACGTCGAAGACGGACTTGAGGTCCGGCTGGTCGAAGGCGGCGAAGACGCGCTGGACGTCCTCCATGAACAGCTGGGTGTAGACGTACGCCTCGCCGTCGGTGGGGTCGGTGAAGCGGTGCATGCCCTCGCCGGTGTGCGAGTAGCGCATGGTGGCGGTGATGCTCAGGGTGTGCTCGCCCTCGGTGAGGGTGAGCGGGAGCCGGTTGCCGTCGAGGGCCTTGACGTCGAGCGGGGTGCCGTCGAGGGCGGCGGTGTGCAGGGCGTCCGGCTTGAGCTCGACGAAGGTGTCCCCGGCGGCGCGGGCGGTGAACCTGATGTGGGTGGTGGACCCGAAGGTCTCGTCGCCGGTGGTGAGGTCGAGGTCCACGGCGTAGTGGTGGACGTCGAGGAGCTGGGCACGGGTCTGCGCTTCGTCGCGCGTCAGTACGGACATGGGGGCCATGCTGCCCGATGCCCTCCCGCCCCGGGGAGGGGCGTTCACCGAGAGCTCAGGAGTTCGTACGGGGAGTCCCGGGCGGGACCGGGAACACCTCGGGCGGGCGCTCAGGCCAGGCCCGCGCCGTCCAGGTGCGCGAAGGCGGCGGAGATCCGGGGCCGGTCGTAGCCGGCCGGGCCCTTGGCGCCGCTGGAGAGCAGGGTGTGCAGGAGCAGCCGGGCCTTGACCGGGGTGAGCGGTCCGGCCGGGATGAGGCCGTGGTGCAGCAGCTCGTACTCGGAGCCGGGGCCGCGGTAGGTGCGGGAGAGGGTGGCGCCGGCGCCGGTACGGGAGGCGAGGACGACCGGGATGCGCTCGGCGAGCGCGGCGAGGGGTTCGACGAGCGCGCCGGGGACGTGTCCGGCGCCGAAGGCGGCGACGACGAGTCCGTCGTACCGGTCCGCGAGTCCGTCCAGGAGTTCGCCGCGGTCGCCGAGGGTGAGGGTGAGCAGGGCCACCCGTACGGCGGGGTCGAGGCGCAGCGGGCAGGCCCGGGCGGGCACGGCGGGGCGGAGCAGGATCCGCGGCTCGCCCTCGACGACCTGGCCGAGGGGGCCGGCGCCGGGCGAGGCGAAGGTGGCGATCGAGGTGGTGTGGGCCTTGTGCGCGAAGCGGGCGGCGTGGATCTCGTCGGCGAGGACCACGAGCACGCCGAGCCCGCGGCAGCCGGGGTCGGCGGCGACGGCGAGGGCGGCGGCCAGGTTGGCGGGGCCGTCGGCGCCGGGCAGGTCGGGGCGGCGCATGGCGCCGGTGACGGCGATCGGCTGTTCGGTGGTGGTGCAGAGCAGGTCGAGCAGGAAGGCGGTCTCCTCCAGGGTGTCGGTGCCCTGGACGACGACCGCGCCGGAGCCGGCGGCGACGGCCGCGGCGATCTCGTCGGCGAGGGCGGCGAGGTCCTCGAAGGAGAGGGAGGAGCTGGGGACCCGGCGGAAGTCGCGCAGCTCGACGTCGACGCCCTCCGGTGTGACGCCGAGCCCGGCGAGCACCTCGGTGCCGGTCATCCGGGCCGCGTCACCGCCCCGTGCGGAGATGGTGCCGCCCAGGGTGAATACGGTGACGCGTGCCATTCCGGGTTCCCCGTTCCTTCCTCAGCGTGTTCGTCCGCGATCGGCGTTCGTCAGCGTGCCTCGTCCGCGATCGTCTCGTGGTGGCGGATGACCTCCGCGATGATGAAGTTGAGGAGCTTCTCCGCGAACGCCGGGTCCAGTCTGGCGCTCTCGGCGAGTTCCCGCAGCCGGGCGATCTGCCGGGCCTCGCGGGCCGGGTCGGCGGGCGGCAGGTTG from Streptomyces fradiae includes:
- the pepN gene encoding aminopeptidase N, which translates into the protein MSVLTRDEAQTRAQLLDVHHYAVDLDLTTGDETFGSTTHIRFTARAAGDTFVELKPDALHTAALDGTPLDVKALDGNRLPLTLTEGEHTLSITATMRYSHTGEGMHRFTDPTDGEAYVYTQLFMEDVQRVFAAFDQPDLKSVFDVSVTAPEGWTVLSNGITEQQTDGRWTAATTPLISTYLVCVAAGPWHSVRTEHAGLPFGIHCRRSLAPHLDADADEILDITKACFDRYHEKFAEPYPFDSYDQAFVPEFNAGAMENPGLVTFRDEFVFRSAVTDTERMHRAMVIAHEMAHMWFGDLVTLRWWDDIWLNESFAEYMGFQTVNEACSELFADTWIDFGVTRKAWGYEADQRPSTHPVAPAADAVPDTASALLNFDGISYAKGASALRQLVAWMGEDDFLAGINIHFKRHRFGNATLADFVDNLAAATDRDVHGWAEQWLRTTGVDTLTPRLAGEGSTWRLTVDRAGGRPHRLSVGIHDRDAAGDLVLRERVWADVPQEAPLALDGPRPALVVLNDGDLTYTKMRFDEASAESVLRGLSRIPDPLTRAVVWNALRDMVRDGELSGAEYLAVALAHLPEETELAVVQGVLGFARMQIADRYVSEADRPAALATLTEITRALLRRTEDGEAPGLRLTAVRACIDSATTPDKIASWLEEGTVHGGPELDPELRWRILARLAVLGATDEAAIAAELERDPSATGQEGAARCRAALPTAEAKAAAWSAMFDSDELSNYLFTATADGFWKPEQAELTRDYVARFYPAAIAMAERRGPALAEAAGRRAFPAFAIDADSLALGERHLADDTMIPALRRQLVDQLDDLRRALRARG
- a CDS encoding lysine N(6)-hydroxylase/L-ornithine N(5)-oxygenase family protein, with protein sequence MTGSTPQQALDRPYDLVGVGIGPFNLSLAALADGVPGGLATAFYEQRPGFHWHPGLLIEGATLQVPFLADLVTLADPASPWTFLNYLKSRDRLFPFYFAETFHIQRAEYDAYCRWAAGLVPGLHFGHQVDSVRWNPERCLFEVDFTQLDADGEAEALGRSYTRNVVLGVGTEPYVPEPLRPLADAPGVPVIHSADYLAHRDALLSAAHVTVIGSGQSGAEIFLDLLRARPAGAEKLHWLARTEAFAPMEYSKLGLEHFTPDYTRYFHALPEQTRGELLPRQWQLHKGIDTDTISAIHGELYRRTLHGGWPDAVLTPGVRVRTAGRVATTKVELHLEHVQQGSRSRLITDAVVLATGYQERPVERMLAGLDPYLRHDAAGRPRIDTEYRLVLDESVTGSVYVQNAERHTHGVGAPDLGLAAWRSAVILNSVTGKEPYPLPHRTAFTSFGLDAREAPGIPAQDRKLTPLVQQ
- a CDS encoding aspartate aminotransferase family protein, with product MRAAPLAGGPQGADALRPLIDVVLRALRDGTVERGGPLPRGGPEKAGRELREAVGVVLPEQGAGAEEALRTVVRAVAAGAADPAEPLCAAHLHTPPLAIAAAADLAASALNPSMDSWDQAPAASELEALVTAALAAEVFPGEAHPDALVTTGGTESNQLALLLARERHGAVRTLVGANAHHSFHRAAWLLGLPEPVVVPAPNGTIDPVALDEALRATPGPLLVAATAGTTDAGLIDPLPELADLCAAHGSADLHVDAAYGGPALFSAAHRPLLAGLDRARTVTVDLHKLGWQPAAAGLLAVRDAADLAVLTHTADYLNADDDTDAGLPDLLGRSLRTTRRPDVLKTAVTLRALGRDGLGGLVDACMELAAHLADLVEKAPGLELYARPTLTTVLFRPYDAPDEAVAEIRRTLLTEGRAVLGRAAADGRLWLKATLLNPHATPGDLRNILTLVEGGSDR
- a CDS encoding asparaginase; translated protein: MARVTVFTLGGTISARGGDAARMTGTEVLAGLGVTPEGVDVELRDFRRVPSSSLSFEDLAALADEIAAAVAAGSGAVVVQGTDTLEETAFLLDLLCTTTEQPIAVTGAMRRPDLPGADGPANLAAALAVAADPGCRGLGVLVVLADEIHAARFAHKAHTTSIATFASPGAGPLGQVVEGEPRILLRPAVPARACPLRLDPAVRVALLTLTLGDRGELLDGLADRYDGLVVAAFGAGHVPGALVEPLAALAERIPVVLASRTGAGATLSRTYRGPGSEYELLHHGLIPAGPLTPVKARLLLHTLLSSGAKGPAGYDRPRISAAFAHLDGAGLA
- a CDS encoding chorismate mutase, which produces MSEIDESVRTELTRLRESIDNIDAAVVHMLAERFKCTQQVGVLKAEHNLPPADPAREARQIARLRELAESARLDPAFAEKLLNFIIAEVIRHHETIADEAR
- a CDS encoding LysR substrate-binding domain-containing protein: MMDLHALRQFQVVARLEHLSRAAEELHVAQPSLSRTIARLEGELGAPLFDRAGRLRLNDAGRAFLRHVERTLGELEAGRRAVADIAEHGVGTVRIASETFLTLTGPLAAFKRAHPAVEVALHQMPAEQMGRALRAQEVDLCVASQPVPAEGLEAVGLLDEPVWVVTPLGHPLADRESVSVAELAEQPFVTTRTGHWQRRLLDRLFAAEGLAAPRIVCEGDEPSATAILVAAGLGIGLIPDMARRSATRAPVAWIAVDGSACRRTLTLLRPANAHPGGAARLMHAALTGWDWSAGPV
- a CDS encoding multicopper oxidase family protein translates to MLAIGGALGATAVTGLGAAAALSRHPAATGAELRSAVPLPPPFRVPLPLPAVLAPVSRAGGTDRYAITQREVTAEILPGVRTPLWTYGGTFPGPTIESRRGRPVTVTHRNELPVPTVVHLHGGRTPAASDGYPTDLVTPAGWTQHAGHGMSGHGMSGHGMSGHGMSMHDPRAVTSELTRDYTFPLDQRPALLWYHDHRMDFTAPAIWRGLAGLHIVRDAAEEALGLPAGPRELPLMIADRAFAEDGSLAYPSLDPTLRERPGVREPYVAGVLGDVILVNGAPWPVHEVDAARYRLRLLNASNARHYELAFVDEGDGRLWEFHQIGSDQGLLAAPVTHHTLPMAPAERYDVVVDFSRFPVGSRVRLVNRLGSGRTRDVMAFHVVRKASDDSRVPRVLSTDLPAWRREDAVRVRDFSFRAGRMGEDDTHGWLIGGLPFAPSRTDVTVRHGDTELWRLVADVHHPVHLHLTGFRILSRGGHPPLPHDAGLKDTISLRPGESAELLTRFDAYRGRYLFHCHNAEHEDMGMMANLEVV